In Elaeis guineensis isolate ETL-2024a chromosome 1, EG11, whole genome shotgun sequence, a genomic segment contains:
- the LOC140855713 gene encoding cationic peroxidase SPC4-like, which yields MLEQIVRDYLKKAIRKHAGLAPGLLRMHFHDCFVQGCDASVLLDGPEKESVPNLTLRPSAFKAIKDIRTLTDHQCGYRTVSCADVTALAARDAVYLVLLLSLSLSLSRGYSLDQLTTPELFLQSGGPHYPVPLGRRDGFSSATNETTMASLPSPSSDASILLCNFSKHHLDATDLVALSGGHTIGIGHCTSFDDRLFPSQDPIMGKTFAKSLRRTCPAKNTVNTTVLDIRSPNTFDNKYYVDLMNRQGLFTSDQDLYTDSRTRSIVTSFAVNQSLFFEKFAAAMIKLGQLDVLTGNQGEIRAQC from the exons ATGTTAGAGCAGATCGTTAGGGACTACCTCAAGAAGGCCATCAGAAAGCATGCTGGTCTCGCTCCTGGCCTCCTTCGCATGCACTTCCACGACTGCTTCGTCCAG GGGTGTGATGCATCCGTGTTGCTGGATGGGCCGGAGAAGGAGTCAGTTCCAAACCTGACACTGAGGCCATCGGCCTTCAAGGCCATCAAAGACATCCGGACTCTCACGGACCACCAATGCGGCTACAGGACTGTCTCTTGTGCCGACGTCACGGCTCTCGCTGCCCGCGATGCCGTCTACCTGGTattgcttctctctctctctctctctctctctcgtggtTATTCGTTAGATCAG TTAACGACTCCAGAGCTTTTCTTGCAGTCTGGCGGGCCTCACTACCCGGTCCCCTTAGGCCGCCGTGACGGCTTCAGCTCCGCCACCAATGAAACCACCATGGCCAGCCTCCCTTCTCCCTCCTCCGACGCCAGCATCCTCCTGTGTAACTTCTCCAAGCACCACCTCGATGCCACCGACCTCGTCGCCCTCTCCGGCGGCCACACCATCGGCATCGGCCACTGCACCTCCTTCGACGACCGGCTCTTCCCCTCCCAGGATCCCATCATGGGCAAGACCTTCGCCAAATCCCTCCGCCGCACCTGTCCGGCCAAGAACACCGTCAACACCACCGTGCTCGATATCCGCTCCCCCAATACCTTCGACAATAAGTACTACGTCGATCTCATGAACCGCCAAGGCCTCTTCACCTCAGACCAGGACTTGTACACCGACTCCAGAACGCGGTCTATCGTCACCAGCTTCGCCGTGAACCAGTCTTTGTTCTTCGAGAAGTTTGCGGCGGCCATGATCAAGCTTGGGCAGCTGGATGTGCTGACGGGGAATCAGGGGGAGATCCGAGCTCAATGTTAG